Part of the Drosophila kikkawai strain 14028-0561.14 chromosome 3L, DkikHiC1v2, whole genome shotgun sequence genome is shown below.
AGCTGCAGATAAGGACGTCCAAAGGGTGTGGAAATCTGAAAGGGCTGCTGGTACAGAATATGGGGAAATTTCCGGAAAATAGGAAACCTCAGGAATTGCTGCTGGTAAAGAGCAAACTCAAGGCGATCAAAGAAGCCCGAGTGAATGCAACTTGTATTTAAATTCCTCCGAAATACATCCACATTTTGCTCTGATGTAGTGACTATGCGTGACACTAGTTTCTTGCGATCAGGAATTAATTTCTGCATCGTTGTGACATCAACATCAATCAAGGGCCAAATGCCATCGGTTTCATCGAGATCCTGCCAGGAATTTATCTGCTTTTCGTAGAGTCCTGTGGCCAAGTTACTAGAAAGTTGCGCCAAGTACAGATTGGTGAATATAAATCCAGAAGTTGTTAGTATTATAAAGAGAAGAAAGCGATGATGCGATGATATAGTTCCGATATGCTTGCTACCTGAGAGATATAAAACAAGGCGTAGGATGTGCAGAAAGGCTCCACTGAGACTTAGCTTTCCTCCTGTTAAAATCCTCAAGGCCAGAGAGCAGTATACAATCATTATTAACCAGGTTATCCAAGTGCTAAAAGTATAAGGTCGGCTGAGGTATAGAAAGTTGGGCACTCGTCTTGATGAGGGCACTATAAGGCCACAGTTTTCCAAATATAATATGTTGGTCATGGCAAAACTTTCCAGAGGTCTGATTAGGAATGGAAAAAAATCAATAGTTCGATTGGCTAGAAATTGGAGACCATCCTGGACTGTTAACACATCTCGAAAGCGTAAGGATCCATTGTAAAATTTGGTAAAATCCATTATCATACTGAGCATATAGCCAGTTAGTATCAATTTATTGTTACGATCTCGAAAGGAGAACCAACGGGGAGCTCCTGCCGTCACCAGGCCACTGGTTATGTTGTAACCATTAAAGttccattttaattttgagAGATTATAATACTCTTGTACACTTTTTAAATGCAAGATTTTGAGATTCTCATAGGGCATAAAGCTGTAGAGTCCTTGTGAATCTGGTAATATAACCATTACCTATGTAAAACCTTCTTCAAAacaatgtttaaatattttatgcaacTTGTTAGCAGTTCCATCtttgtaatatattaaaacatGAAGATGTTGATACTTCCACAACCACTTGATGAGATAGTCAAGACCTCTTTTCAGTTCAGTTTCCTCCACATAAAGTATAGTTAGCGTACAGCTACTAAAGTTTCCTTCCAAAACCATCTGGATTTCCGTATTTCCCAGCCATAAACTAGGCTTAAAAGGCTGCCTGGCTGCTTCCAGTATATCAGAACCCTGGCCAAACTCCACAAACACATTGAGTTCCGTTTGATATAAAGTATTTAGCTCCCGAATCGTCTGCCCCAAACGGTTTCCCTCGGTCAGCGTGAGGTTCTGAAGCGTGTTGAGCAGTAGCAAATCCATTGAAGCGACTCTGAACTCGTCTGCTTCGAGCTGCTTTTATAGGCACTGCCCAGAGACAGCCCCCTAAATGGTATCATTATGCTATTAAAGCCATAATATATAATCATTTTGTGACACTTTCTTAATTTACCGCATAATGGCAACGCACCAATTATAATTAATGGAATATAATTACTTCATGGCAGGTTGTTAAACGAGCATTTGTTGGGGATTACACCAATTGTAAGgcatttaaatggtttttgtatattgtaagTTGCCTAACTAAATGGTACGTGGTTTTTTTGGAGTAGTAAATAATCTATTGAGGTTTAATTTCGTTGATGATTTGCAAATTCTGTAATATTCAAATGGTATTTATTAGGGGAATTAGAAGATTGGTTATTAGTAATCCTTTTCGAAGGatttttaatgtaaatttgtataagtagatcctttaaaatatttatcctgtcgaaatttattttttatagaataaaaataaaataagacatTTTCATTGTAacatatacaaaattaaaaaaaaaaaaaaatcgtagTAAAAttctttgattatttatttttgtatatttaaaggtgtattttttttaagtttaaataatttataatttacattcATAAAGGTGCAGAAACATTTATTTCAACATGTTTTCAGTGATATTAAATGGTCTTATTATCTCTAAGTTAAGAATATGATTTTTAAAcaccaataaaatatttttttaataattaaaaatattataaataaatattttaaattttaaataattttaaaattgttttaaaaacattcaatatattttataaccacttcttcttaaatataattttttccaataCTCTAAAACtcttttcttaaattttattcccaaaaataaatccccTTTTCTccaccaaaaacacaaaaatgctGATGGACCATCCAATGCTCAATAAAATATAGGCAAAGTAATAAAACTCCATGTCGAATACATGAATCTCACGAGACTTGGAGTGACGAAAGCTTATCTCACCGCTGGATATGCCCTCGTTTAAGGTATCGCTCTGGAATTTTAACAGAATGCCCGACTCCCAGATTCGCTTAAGATAATCATTAAATAACTCCACATATGGCAAACCATGACGAAGGGCCACAAAGACCGGCCTCTGGTCGTAGATATCATCGAGTTTCTTAAATATAGGCACTCGAAGGTATTTCTGCTGGTACAACTCATACTCAATGCGATCCTCATAGGCCGTATAGACATAGGTGGTATTCAAACTTTTTCGATGAGAAAAAACCTCAGCTATTGAGACAGtcaaaacaatattttcaaattccgGTTGAATAAGACCATCCCTGGTCAAATTATGCAGGACTTCCCTGTCAAAACTTTCGAGTATAAGTGTACGATTCTCACGAAATAGATCCTGAAAGCTATTCAGTTGTTTCTTAAACAAGCCAGTGGTCAGGAAACTTGATAATTGAGCTAAATACAAATTagttaaaataaaacccactGTGAAGAGCACCAGGAAAGCTAAAACCCGATGCAGGCCCAGTTTATAGTGCCAATTATGGCTTACTGGTAGCGAAAAAAACCATTGTAAAACATCCAAAACGCAGGCTGATAAAGTAGAAGCATCCTTCTGCCGATGTTTAAGTCTCCAAATCATAATCGCGGCGTAAATCAAACTGGCCATTATAGTAATCCAGGCTGTCCAGACAAAGGGTTTCAGAAAATACAGGCTCTTGGACAAGGGCTCAGCCCAGGGAACAATTATATGGGTTTtgatattatataaaatataactgCGGTAGAAATATTGCCAATTCAAAATGTGTATAATCCTGGGCATCATATCAATGTGTCCCATTAGCAATTCAGTTTTCAGTTCCTCATAGTCAATGGTCTCCTCATTGGCATAGGCCATTCTCTCAGTgccattataattattgataAATTCCTTCAATAACTTGTACATGTAACCAGCGTAAACCTTTTTTCCCTGACGATTGTTGTAGTGAAAACAACGCGGTGTCATTGTCTCGCCGGTTATATTCACTGCGATTCCTTGTAGATTTTTTAGTCTAGttaaattatagaatttttctatttctttcaattgatgaatttgtattttcggATAAGGTTCATAGGTGTAAAGCGATCCATTTATTAAATTCAAGGCCAGCACATGAAGAAATCCCTTCTGTAAGGCTTGCTCAAAGTACAAATCCATTTCAGAGTTCAGGATATACAATATAGGCAAATTTTGAAGTCCCCAAAGAAGTTCTTTTAATCCGTTTAGGGTTCGATTTCCTGTGGCTTCCTTTAAGCAGGCAATTATTAAAGCCTTTTCGCTGAATCTTCCCATTAATTTGGGTTGTGCATTCAGTGAATTTAGTTGCAAGTTTGATACTATTTCCTGATCAACCCATATATCCGTGTCTAGGCAatccatataaatattaagctGCAGGTCCATATCTCTATTGAGACGTTGAACAATTTCTTTCGATGTCCAGCTCTTAGAGGCGCTTCCATATCCAAGGATAAGTATTATCAAAAGCAGGAAGTGACACATGATGAAGCCAAGCTAGAAAAAAGGACACTGAGGCTTGGGAAACAAAACCTATGCAGTTTTAAGGCCTGGTCACGATCTCTATCGGAAACAATTTCATTGCATTGTCAATAAGTTAAAGTTTAAGTGGAAACATAGGTACGGGGTaagtgcactgggaaaaaataaaagagcaAAATAAATCTATAGGTTAGTTTCCTTTTCCAAGGGAATGGCTATGCGAACCTTCTGCTTAGGTGCCTGTTATGAGAAGCGCATAGAAGAGCACTctctctccatctccatctccatctctctctctctctctctctctctttcttacTCCACCTTACTGCTGCCTTTCTCTGCGCTTCTCATAGCCTTGACCTAAGCCTTCCTactctttttaaattaattaatactatTTTCCAATTAATAAGATTTCTAATTAATATCATATTCAGATCTGAAATCTCATTTAAATTAAcagctttattaaatttttaaatattattttttttatagaaaatttcTTTCAAGTGTATGGCTTATCGCAGCATCTACCAAATTGCCCCTTTGACCACGACCAGTTAAACGTAATTGTTTGCGGTTGGCTTCGGTTTGTTCTAACGTGACCGAACAATTGCTAAATGTCATAGAGatattgttaataaaattacatGACTGCTAAATGGGCGCTAAACTGGGCGGTGATCTAAGAGAATTATGTCAGCCAGATGGTATGTTGTAGGTGCCAATGAGtgatttcaattgaaatcTAACAGTTGATAAGTGCGGAATTTTTTGTGTTAGCCAGAAAAATGTTAGATGATGATTGTAGGGGATTTTTTTTAGCATATATAAGTTATTTACTATACTAAAAAAttttgttactatttaatttgGAATTTGGTAAGTacataaatagattttttgtataaactAAATAGCTCtgaactaaaattaaataaatagaaatctTAATAGCTTCGATTTTAATGTATTATGGCTATTATAGtcaaaaaatactttaattattttttcttgttttttttttatacattttccctGTCACATATATTGCCGTAACGCATTGTGGATTAACCCCTTGCTCTGATTTGCTTCAAATGCTGTCAGTGACTTTGACTTTGTTATTTACGGCTGCTGGGTGCTATTGTTGTTCTTGAATTTTTACTGCATTCGTTTGGCAGTTCTGTTTGGTTTTGGCCACAAACTCGTTAGCCCACAAGCGGAGGAGAGAGAGATCAGCCAAGAGCCAACTCAGAAATGGCAACAAACGAACcgcattgaaattgaaatcgcTCATAAATTCAGTTGCTAATTGTAAAGAATGGCAAGACCttggaatttaaaaaagacaaaaaatcATTTCCATTGCTGCTACTGCAGGCCACACAAAAATGCCTGGCGAAAAAGTTATGAAGCTGctgaaaaataacaataaataaatataaatttcaagcGCAAACATAAAGAGCTATTGACTGTTGACTTTTATGAACAATTAGGCGGCAGCCACTTAAAATGGCCAACATACTTATGcataaatatatctatatatatgcGATATATCTCAGTTCTCAGATGCAGAAAGAGAGAACAAAAGATACTCTGATACTTGTAAACGTATAAGGCCAATTCGCTAATCGTAATGGTAATGGCTTCTCTATGGGCCTGGCCcaataataaacaacaattGATTAGATCAAAGGGGTGGGACTTGGGTTGGATAGAACAGGAGGGAGTCCGGGCCTTTTGGACTTTAATTAATGCATTCAAAGCATTTATGTAAATGGCGGGAAATAATTTATCACCCATTCAAGACAGCAACAGCGAATAAATGCAACGACCAATCAAGTGTTGCATCCAACCAAAGCGATACAGTAAGGGTAAATGATAAATaacttatataaaatattgaaataaaactatttaaaaaaacatgaGTGaagtttaaaagaaaaaataaatattctttagaaaattaatctagaaaaatagaaatacttgaaataaatgttttatttacaaactagtttctttataattttgtaagcTTTTAAAACCcttatttatgaattaaaaaatttattaaaatgtctaaaaatatctttattcttttattttcaggTACAatactatttttttctaatacCCACTGTTCTCTGTTgtgtctctctcttttttccatttgtaacacacaaaaatgtttcgatatttccattttttctcgatttctGTATGTTCATTAGTGCAACGCCCACACATTGGGCACATTGTGGTATGGGGGCGTGTCCGCAGTTGAACATTAAATGCGGCTCCGTTTGATTTTCCAACGATTTCTCGCTGCCTCGTTGTTGTTATTTCCATGTAATTAgtacttaatttataatttttgtggcggaaaaattgcaaaagcCAAATTGCTCAGAAATGTGTTTGTTTGAGAAATCGGCGCAAGGTTATACAGATAGTAGATACTATATAGCAGATACCGAGCCATTATTAGAAGGCGGGTCTACAAGGCGTTTCTGTGTGGGTGGTTTTTgtatagttttgttttttcttatattttttgctgGGTTGGCAGGCggaaatgcaaaataattgCACCTGAATATGGCACATATTTCAGTACGTTTCATCTCTCCTTAACCTTCTCTTTTTGTtggatttttgttgttgaacTAAAGTTGTGGCTGTTGTGCGGCCACTTTGCCAGCAATTTCCGCaaattaaacaacaatttcTATCTTCCTTGATACCAGATAGCCAAGCGCTTAGCTCACATTGACTGCAATCATTAACCGGAGGAGCTATTATGGAGGAAAGGATACGAAGCGGCATTCGGAATTTTACACATATAAGTTGAGAGGTGCACTGTGGAAATTTctcgaatttttaaatattttttaaagtttaaaaatataaaaaaaaactatatgcaaagtttcattcggatagctttaaaactgagggactagtttgcgtagaaacggacagacggacacccggacatggctagatcggctcggctgttgatgctgatgatgctgatcaagaatatgttactttataaatacaaaacattGTTTAATGTGTTCTGAAACTacctatatataatttaaatatattctattatataaatatatttatataaatatttatgatatttaacaagaaaggaagctaacttcggcacgccgaagtttgtatacccttgcagatattatttcattaaattttacctatacttattgtttagagtttgacagttacagttttacattcccagttttacattttctctacatctaccgatcggtttgtatggcagctatatgatatagttgtccgatttttataaaatttataccaaaattctgaactaataaaataagcttatatctcagagtagataaaaataggttgaaaaacaacgaagttataatgttttttctattaatttcccgatcgttcctatggcagctataagatatagtcgtccgattttcatgaattttttaccgaaattctgaaataatataaaatggccatatctaaaaaatggtgcaaaaatgttgataaacagccaagttataattttttttctaaaaatttatcgatcatttgtatgggagctatatgatatagtcgtccgatccggcccgttctgacatatatagcagtgagagtatatagaagactacatgcaaagtttcattcagatagctttaaaattgagagactagtttgcgtagaaacggacagacggacggacagacggacggacagacggacagacggacagacggacagacggacatggctagatcgactcggctgttgatgctgatcaagaatatatatactttatagggtcggaaacgtctccttcactgcgttgcaaacttctgactgaaattataataccctgcaagggtataaaaatatctatatgtTGTTTCTCCCAGTGCACATTAACCAAGGTATATGGTTGATGCTCATCCAATCGCTCCATACAATTAAATAACAGTCCAGCGAGTTAATGCGACTAactagaaataaataaacaaggcAGCCGCTTGGCTGGCAGGCTGTCAGGCGCCCAGTGGCAGCCACCACCTCGGATGCACCACCCCGCGGGCCTCGGATAATTCCATCACTCAATCCCCAATTGTGGTCGTCAATCAAGGTTGGCCTGTACCTCGCTGACTACTGACTACTGTGCGTACAATATACCGCGATGCGGAGGGAGGGAGGGCCTCTCccatctccgtctccgtctcggTCTTTTCTTTTCGCTCAGTTTGGGGACCGAGCGACCGCATATAATGATAGAGCGGACCCGGGAGCTGGCGTTAGTCGTCGGGGCTTACTCAATTACCTTTGACTAAATTATGGCCAATTGTTGCACTGAACATGTGTTGCATAATTACGGGCTGCGGCAGCCACGTACGCGCTGCAAGTTGGTAGCTGCGAGCTGAAATTTGATTACTGCTTATAGATTAGAGTCGCGATGGAATGACTTGGCGTTATGGTGCActgaaatttgttatttattttacgaGAAGGTTAAGGAAATATAGTGGTAAATGTTAGAGGAGGGAtataagtttaaatttttataaaaaaaatatattttatgaaaatataaagtaatatTTCCTAGGCTATACTATATACTGGTTATACATTTATAGAAATAtcttacaaataaattaaattgtataataaCTATatctttctttaaataaaatcccaaattaataatgaaaatatccccttaaaatatctaaatatttttctcagtgccctTAGTTACCTTAGCTTGAACTTGCGCCTTCGGGCCTGGCCACTAAATGTGTTGCAAACTTGGCCACGTTGACAGGTTAATGTCCATATGGCCAGAAGGGCGGCAGAAGGAGTGCCACAGATTTTTATGGGCCAAGTATACTTTTGGTACAAAAATTCTGCGGTTTAGGGCGTTAACTTGCAACTAACCAAATcaattctattttttatataccttttttttttggtaatttagTGGAAAACCGTAGAGAATGAGGAAAACTGGCAACCCACACGTGTTGGCAACATTGTTgttcctgttgttgttggtattGTTGGTTGGTGTATTGGTtggtgtgttgttgttgtcaatgttgttgttgttattgttgttggcgGGGCAATTAGCGTCGCAACATTTACGAGTGCCAGACAAATTACCGGGCAACatgttgcaattaaaataacGGCACGCCAACTTTCGCCGCAAATCGTTCGCAGCAGCAAAAATGTTGCGAGCGCGCGtgcgacaacaaaaaaataagcagacttttttctattttattttcttgtttgttGGTTGTTAGTTGgaacactgggagaaattttagtaaaataatAGAATCATTTTTAagcataataaatatatacatttattctttaatcaatcaattCAAGCCGAAATCCCTTTTCTTCTATTGATTTcttgcttaatttattttttttttgttgtatatatttttctgtttgaAACGAAACATTTTCTCCTGAGTGCCTTTCTGGCTGTGTTTGCCATGAGTTTATGGCGCAAAACACTTAACCAAAAGAGCCAAACCTTTCGCacacaaattcaatttgtttgcattttaattgtcGTTTGTCGCCGCAgcccgaaaaagaaaaattgccAACAACTCGTCGCCAGTTGTCGCAGCAAatgcagcacacacacacacacacactcactctcCTCTCACACACATATCATTACAGATATGGGTGTATTTTTTATGGCCTTATCCTACGCATTTTCAATGCTGTTAACAGCTTTGTCCGAGGgtgtgttaaatattttttatggcttACTTTGTGCGCCCAACAACCATTTCTGTTTTTCCTTCTCGTCGTCGTGAGCTTGgtattttttggcttttagcTGCATTGACTGCCATTTTTATGGTTATTAAAGCCGCGAGCCGTCTTGGCCCTCATGTGTTAGCTGTTTGCTGTTAGCTGTTATGTTAGTTGTTCtcgttgttggtgttgttgttggtgttgttgttggtgttggtgttgttgttggtgttgttgttggtgttgttgttggtgttggtggtgTGGGCGCAAACGTCAAGATAATTACGTGCTAAAAGTCAAGACAACACAAAGCGCTCGAGATAAGTCTGCATTTTTTAGTGTCGAGAATTTATGAAACCATCGAcatgaaattcaataaatttttccaaaaatgccTGGCATGCATTagatttgtaaaaaaaaatgtgtgtgtCGGAAATCGCAATTAAAATAACGAAATAACGGTTGTAAGTTTTAAGATCTTTATTTACGAtgcacttaaatattttttaagactttaaaaaatatgttgtcTAAGCTtacaatattaattaaatattttcggtaGTCAAAATGCCAAAGTTTATGTTCTAGcatcaaataaaagaaataacgGTATAATAAATGCcaaatgtttaatgtttttatgtttaatgtTAAGCTGAACCTTTACTCCTGatataaaaagct
Proteins encoded:
- the Ir67c gene encoding uncharacterized protein Ir67c produces the protein MCHFLLLIILILGYGSASKSWTSKEIVQRLNRDMDLQLNIYMDCLDTDIWVDQEIVSNLQLNSLNAQPKLMGRFSEKALIIACLKEATGNRTLNGLKELLWGLQNLPILYILNSEMDLYFEQALQKGFLHVLALNLINGSLYTYEPYPKIQIHQLKEIEKFYNLTRLKNLQGIAVNITGETMTPRCFHYNNRQGKKVYAGYMYKLLKEFINNYNGTERMAYANEETIDYEELKTELLMGHIDMMPRIIHILNWQYFYRSYILYNIKTHIIVPWAEPLSKSLYFLKPFVWTAWITIMASLIYAAIMIWRLKHRQKDASTLSACVLDVLQWFFSLPVSHNWHYKLGLHRVLAFLVLFTVGFILTNLYLAQLSSFLTTGLFKKQLNSFQDLFRENRTLILESFDREVLHNLTRDGLIQPEFENIVLTVSIAEVFSHRKSLNTTYVYTAYEDRIEYELYQQKYLRVPIFKKLDDIYDQRPVFVALRHGLPYVELFNDYLKRIWESGILLKFQSDTLNEGISSGEISFRHSKSREIHVFDMEFYYFAYILLSIGWSISIFVFLVEKRGFIFGNKI
- the Ir67b gene encoding LOW QUALITY PROTEIN: uncharacterized protein Ir67b (The sequence of the model RefSeq protein was modified relative to this genomic sequence to represent the inferred CDS: substituted 1 base at 1 genomic stop codon) translates to MDLLLLNTLQNLTLTEGNRLGQTIRELNTLYQTELNVFVEFGQGSDILEAARQPFKPSLWLGNTEIQMVLEGNFSSCTLTILYVEETELKRGLDYLIKWLWKYQHLHVLIYYKDGTANKLHKIFKHCFEEGFTXVMVILPDSQGLYSFMPYENLKILHLKSVQEYYNLSKLKWNFNGYNITSGLVTAGAPRWFSFRDRNNKLILTGYMLSMIMDFTKFYNGSLRFRDVLTVQDGLQFLANRTIDFFPFLIRPLESFAMTNILYLENCGLIVPSSRRVPNFLYLSRPYTFSTWITWLIMIVYCSLALRILTGGKLSLSGAFLHILRLVLYLSGSKHIGTISSHHRFLLFIILTTSGFIFTNLYLAQLSSNLATGLYEKQINSWQDLDETDGIWPLIDVDVTTMQKLIPDRKKLVSRIVTTSEQNVDVFRRNLNTSCIHSGFFDRLEFALYQQQFLRFPIFRKFPHILYQQPFQISTPFGRPYLQLFNWFSRRIFESGIFWKMKEDAYWHGIQSGLLSFDFQDKYLKVKSNNLEYYYLIAGLWLGGLILGFISFFMELVVARTRIKIKVDFKVLKE